A genomic segment from Euleptes europaea isolate rEulEur1 chromosome 17, rEulEur1.hap1, whole genome shotgun sequence encodes:
- the FAM118A gene encoding protein FAM118A has protein sequence MDSADRKTNRSEQKSRKFLKSLIRKQPRDLLLMIGTGVSAAVAPGIAALRSWRSCIEAVIEAADQLEVLHPGDVAEFRKKVVKDRDLLVVAHDLIRKMSPRTGDAKPNFFQDCLMEVFDNLEQHIQNPVVLRSILRLMERGTMVLTTNYDNLLEIFGQQQGKPMESLDLKDKDKVLQWAKGHIKYGVLHIHGLYTDPCGMVLDPSGYKDVTQDPEVMEVLQNLYRTKSFLFLGCGETLCDQIFQALFLYTVKNKVDLEHYMLVLKENEDQFFKLQADMLLHGIKVVSYGDCFESFPEYVEDLTTQICKQKSPDAEQVDSTTLLGQVYFYLH, from the exons ATGGATTCAGCAGACAGGAAGACAAATAGAAGTGAACAAAAATCAAG gaaatttttaaaaagtctcataCGGAAGCAGCCCCGGGACCTCCTGTTGATGATCGGGACGGGAGTGAGCGCTGCAGTCGCCCCTGGAATCGCAGCCCTTCGCTCCTGGAGGAGCTGCATTGAAGCAGTTATTGAAGCGGCTGACCAGCTAGAGGTTCTGCATCCGGGTGACGTGGCTGAATTCCGCAAGAAAGTGGTCAAAGACCGAGATCTACTGGTGGTTGCCCATGACCTAATCCGAAAGATGTCGCCG cGCACAGGAGATGCCAAGCCCAACTTTTTCCAGGATTGCCTAATGGAGGTTTTCGACAATTTGGAGCAACACATTCAGAATCCTGTTGTTTTGCGGTCAATCCTGCGGTTGATGGAGAGAGGTACCATGGTGCTTACCACCAATTATGACAACTTACTTGAAATCTTTGGTCAGCAACAGGGTAAACCAATGGAATCTCTCGACTTGAAAGATAAGGACAAG GTTCTCCAGTGGGCAAAAGGTCACATCAAGTATGGTGTCCTTCACATTCATGGCTTGTACACCGATCCCTGTGGAATGGTATTGGACCCTTCAGGATATAAAGACGTTACGCAAGATCCTGAAGTGATG GAGGTTTTACAGAACCTGTACCGTACAAAATCGTTTTTGTTTCTGGGCTGTGGAGAGACCCTATGCGATCAGATATTTCAAGCTCTCTTTCTCTACACCGTCAAAAACAAGGTGGATTTAGAACATTATATGCTGGTGCTCAAAGAAAATGAAGACCAGTTTTTTAAACTTCAGGCAGATATGCTTCTACACGGCATCAAAGTAGTGTCCTATGGGGACTGTTTTGAAAGTTTCCCAGAGTACGTTGAAGATCTCACCACTCAGATTTGCAAACAGAAGAGTCCAG ATGCTGAACAAGTGGACAGTACAACACTTCTTGGTCAagtatatttttatttacattaa